One window of candidate division WOR-3 bacterium genomic DNA carries:
- a CDS encoding ImmA/IrrE family metallo-endopeptidase, with the protein MRAEDYARKLFRLIDIMKIPIDLTPILKAYNIEVQEESFANLLGVTFKTKNFNLIVINKNLPARQKFFTLAHEIAHIVMPHKGTTNICQIGKNKLMEQSANRFAAELLMPYPTLKKLWDEYKSNPEYRISILADMFGVSYEAMKTRIKTLGLC; encoded by the coding sequence ATGAGAGCTGAAGATTATGCGCGGAAATTGTTTAGGCTTATCGATATAATGAAGATACCAATAGACCTAACCCCGATCCTCAAAGCATACAACATAGAGGTTCAAGAAGAAAGTTTCGCAAATCTTCTCGGGGTTACATTCAAAACAAAAAATTTCAACCTCATAGTAATAAACAAGAACCTTCCGGCACGGCAGAAATTTTTTACCCTTGCGCATGAGATTGCTCACATCGTTATGCCACATAAGGGAACCACTAATATATGTCAGATTGGGAAAAATAAGCTTATGGAACAGTCAGCTAATCGTTTTGCTGCAGAACTTCTTATGCCATATCCGACACTAAAAAAGCTATGGGATGAGTACAAAAGCAACCCTGAGTACCGCATAAGTATCCTCGCTGATATGTTTGGTGTCTCGTACGAGGCGATGAAAACCAGAATCAAGACCCTTGGGCTATGTTAA